In the genome of Candidatus Angelobacter sp., the window TGCAATCCGCCAGAACTACTTTCGGGAAGACCTCTATCACCGCTTGAACGTGGTGCAATTCCGCCCTCCAGCCCTGCGGGAACGGGCTGACGACATCCCCGTGCTGGCGGGGCATTTCCTGAAGCAATTCCGCGTCACGATGAACAAGCCGATCAAGGCGATCTCTCCGCCCGCGCAACAGTTGCTGGTGGCCCATCACTGGCCGGGTAACGTGCGCGAGCTGCGTAACGTCATCGAGCGCGCGGTGATTCTGGAAACGACCGAGGAAATCCAGCCCACGAATCTGCCGGATTTTCATCTCGAAACGCGTTTACGCAAGAGCGACCTCTCGGCGATGGCCGGTTGTTCGCTGGAGGAGGCGATGTTTAATTTTGAGCGGGAATTGATCCTGACGCGGCTGGAACAAAACCATTACAGTGTGGCCCGGACCGCGGATCAGTTAAAAATCACCCGCCACGCGCTGCGCTATCGCATGCAGCGCTTGAACGTCAATATTGACGCCGGCCCGGATGAAGATACGGTGGTGCCCACGCGAAAGGATTTTTCCTGATGCCGCGATCATTTTGCTTTCTGGCCCAGCTGGACGGATTGAATCCGTTGAATCCGACGGCCCCGGTGGGGAAGAACACCGGCCTGGTGTTCATGGACATCATGGTGATACTCGCCACGGGCCTGGCGCTGGGGTTGATCCTTCTGCTGTGGGCGCGGTATTACGTCCGCAGCAAGAAACGCCGTCAGCATCGTCATCACGAGCGCAGGAGCGATCCACTCCCGGTGGTCAATGCAGTTGAGGACGGAGAAGACGGGGGACATCGTCAGGGGCGCCGACGGAGACGACGCCATCGTCGCGATCATCGTCCCCGCAACCCGACGCTGGCTGAGACCGGCGGACTTCCGCCGTCCAAAGCCGGCCCGACTTCCAACCCGCCGCTGTGAGCGCGCACGTCAGCCAGTCGATCACGCGCAAAAGCGCCTCCAATCTCGCGCTGGCCTTCGTCCTGTTGCCCCGGTCAAAACGCGACGGCATGGCCGCGCTCTACGCCTTCTGCCGCGAAGTGGACGATGTGGCCGACGAAGATGCCACGCCGGTCGAGGAGCGTCGGTCGCGTCTGGCCGCGTGGCGCGACGATGTCCGCAAGAGCTGCGAACAGGGCTCGCCGGCGTTTCCAGTGAATCAGGAACTCCGGCCCGTCATCGCGCGACACGGCCTCCCGTTTTCGCTGTTCGACGAATTGATTCGCGGGGTCGAAATGGACCTCGACATCAAACGGTATGAGACATACGCCGAACTGGAACAATATTGCTATCGCGTAGCTTCCGCCGTCGGGTTGCTCAGCATCGAAATCTTCGGTTATCAAAACCCGCGCTGCCGCGATTACGCGGTTTATCTCGGGAAGGCCCTTCAATTCACCAACATCCTCCGCGACGTGCGCACTGATGCGGAACGCGGGCGGATTTATATCCCGACCGAAGAATTGGAGCGGTGGGGCGTTCGACCGGAAGAGATTCTGGACCTGACATACTCGTCGCGATTCCGGCAGGCCGCCGGGAGCCTTGCCACACGGGCGCGGGATTTCTACCGCAAGGCGCGCGAGGCGCTGCCGGCCGAGGATCGCCGTTCGATGGGGGCGGCCGAGTTGATGGGGTCGGTGT includes:
- the hpnD gene encoding presqualene diphosphate synthase HpnD: MSAHVSQSITRKSASNLALAFVLLPRSKRDGMAALYAFCREVDDVADEDATPVEERRSRLAAWRDDVRKSCEQGSPAFPVNQELRPVIARHGLPFSLFDELIRGVEMDLDIKRYETYAELEQYCYRVASAVGLLSIEIFGYQNPRCRDYAVYLGKALQFTNILRDVRTDAERGRIYIPTEELERWGVRPEEILDLTYSSRFRQAAGSLATRARDFYRKAREALPAEDRRSMGAAELMGSVYWRLLQKLEAQAFNVFDPTPTRVSKPQKLFLIFRTWYRLTTGALVPNYGTP